In Methanobacterium paludis, the following proteins share a genomic window:
- a CDS encoding UDP-N-acetylglucosamine 4,6-dehydratase family protein, translating into MESFYKDKVVLVTGGSGSIGREIVKKLLEAEPKSVRILDNNETALFDLEQELRSDKIRTFIGDVRDKERLKRAFENVDIIFHAAALKHVPLCEYNPFDAVKTNVLGTQNVLDAALDKNVEKVIMVSTDKAVNPINVMGATKLLAERLTVSANYYRGNKRTVFSCVRFGNVLNSRGSVVPTFKKQIKNGGPVTVTDSAMTRFIMHIPDAAGLILRAGQMAHGKEIFILKMPSVNIVDLADVMIEELAPEYGYNPEKIEIEIMGKRLGEKMYEELMTEDEALCAIDEGTVFILNSKKESNPDNGFEYNSDSVEKLSKSQIKSIIQDIMF; encoded by the coding sequence ATGGAATCTTTTTATAAGGACAAAGTAGTTCTGGTAACCGGTGGTTCTGGGTCTATTGGCCGTGAAATTGTAAAAAAACTTTTAGAAGCTGAACCCAAATCTGTTAGGATACTTGACAACAACGAAACCGCATTATTCGATTTGGAACAGGAATTACGTTCTGACAAAATAAGAACATTCATTGGAGATGTTAGAGATAAAGAGAGGTTAAAAAGGGCTTTTGAAAATGTGGATATTATTTTCCATGCTGCTGCATTAAAACACGTACCCCTTTGTGAATACAACCCATTTGATGCCGTTAAAACCAATGTACTCGGTACTCAAAATGTTCTTGATGCGGCTTTAGATAAGAACGTAGAAAAAGTGATAATGGTAAGTACCGACAAGGCAGTCAATCCCATAAATGTGATGGGAGCCACAAAACTCCTGGCTGAACGCCTTACAGTCTCTGCAAATTATTATCGTGGAAATAAAAGGACTGTATTTTCATGTGTTCGTTTTGGTAATGTTTTAAATTCCAGAGGCTCAGTTGTACCTACTTTTAAAAAACAAATCAAAAATGGTGGTCCAGTTACAGTAACAGATTCTGCAATGACTCGTTTCATAATGCATATTCCCGATGCTGCAGGATTGATACTTAGGGCAGGCCAGATGGCACATGGTAAAGAAATATTCATACTTAAGATGCCCTCAGTGAATATAGTTGACCTTGCAGATGTCATGATCGAAGAGTTAGCCCCGGAATATGGATATAATCCTGAAAAAATTGAAATTGAGATTATGGGAAAAAGATTGGGCGAAAAAATGTATGAAGAACTTATGACAGAAGATGAAGCTCTTTGTGCAATTGATGAGGGGACTGTATTTATTTTAAATTCTAAAAAAGAGAGTAATCCAGATAATGGTTTTGAATATAACTCTGATTCTGTTGAAAAACTGTCTAAAAGCCAAATTAAATCCATTATACAAGATATTATGTTTTAA
- a CDS encoding DegT/DnrJ/EryC1/StrS family aminotransferase, with amino-acid sequence MTSKIPLFKILWDEEDVENVGNEIKSGMNWAVGPRVEQFEKLIAEYIGTDYAAVFNSGTSALHSLLLAHGIKKGDEVIVPSFTFIATANSPMFMGAKPVFADIEEETLGLDPESVKKNITDKTKAILPIHYGGCPCKIRELREIADDNDLILIEDAAEAMGASIGDDKVGTFGDSAVLSFCQNKIITTGEGGAVVTDSKDIYEKLLLIRSHGRLETGDYFSSAGLFDYIDLGYNFRMSNITAALGISQIKKADKIIDMRQKNSEYLTRKIMEETDKIKLLPLPDGYNHVHQLCTVIAEQRDDLISYLKDKGVTTKIYFDPVHLSHFYREKLGYNCDLPVTEDMAKRTITLPMYPSLSREEMDFMAETIGKFYR; translated from the coding sequence ATGACATCTAAAATTCCGTTATTCAAAATATTATGGGATGAAGAAGACGTTGAAAATGTTGGAAACGAGATAAAGTCTGGAATGAACTGGGCTGTTGGACCACGTGTTGAACAGTTTGAAAAATTGATAGCAGAATACATTGGAACAGATTATGCTGCAGTTTTCAACTCCGGAACATCGGCTCTACATTCATTACTGTTGGCCCATGGCATAAAAAAAGGTGATGAAGTGATAGTACCTTCTTTTACATTTATAGCAACCGCCAACTCACCAATGTTTATGGGTGCAAAACCTGTTTTTGCAGATATTGAAGAAGAAACACTAGGTTTAGATCCTGAAAGTGTAAAAAAGAATATTACAGATAAAACTAAGGCAATTTTACCCATACATTATGGTGGATGCCCATGCAAAATAAGGGAACTTAGGGAAATAGCAGATGACAATGATTTAATATTAATAGAAGATGCTGCAGAAGCCATGGGTGCAAGCATAGGTGATGATAAAGTTGGTACATTCGGGGATTCTGCAGTTTTAAGTTTCTGCCAGAATAAAATAATCACAACAGGTGAAGGTGGCGCAGTTGTAACAGATTCCAAAGATATTTATGAAAAATTGTTACTTATAAGATCCCACGGCAGACTGGAAACTGGAGATTACTTCAGTTCAGCAGGACTCTTTGATTACATAGATCTTGGATACAACTTCAGAATGTCAAATATAACAGCAGCACTTGGCATATCACAGATTAAAAAGGCAGATAAGATAATAGATATGAGGCAAAAGAATTCAGAGTATTTAACACGGAAAATTATGGAAGAAACCGATAAAATCAAATTACTACCACTTCCTGATGGATATAATCATGTTCACCAGCTTTGCACGGTTATAGCAGAGCAAAGAGATGATTTAATATCTTATTTAAAAGATAAGGGTGTAACAACCAAAATATATTTTGATCCAGTACACTTAAGCCATTTTTACAGGGAAAAACTCGGATATAACTGTGATCTTCCGGTTACAGAGGATATGGCAAAAAGAACAATCACTCTTCCAATGTACCCTTCACTCAGCAGGGAAGAGATGGATTTTATGGCAGAAACAATTGGAAAATTTTACAGGTGA
- a CDS encoding acyltransferase, giving the protein MKNRRFENWKPPIIEEGKLNKYNWVIQHKENLKLGYKTDVGAFTYINAKNDVLIGDNVQIGSHCSIYSISTIDNKEGPVILKKNCRIGSHSIIMPNVTVGENSIVGAFSFVNNDIPKNVVAFGVPVKMIREMSPDEVKKLREDIDDI; this is encoded by the coding sequence ATGAAAAATAGAAGATTTGAAAACTGGAAACCCCCTATAATTGAAGAAGGAAAATTGAACAAATACAACTGGGTAATTCAACATAAAGAAAATCTCAAATTAGGTTATAAAACAGATGTAGGAGCTTTCACATATATAAATGCTAAAAATGATGTTTTAATTGGAGACAATGTTCAAATTGGTTCTCACTGCTCTATTTACTCTATTTCAACCATAGATAACAAGGAAGGGCCGGTTATACTTAAAAAAAACTGTAGAATTGGAAGCCACTCAATTATCATGCCAAATGTTACTGTGGGTGAAAACTCCATTGTAGGGGCTTTTAGCTTTGTTAATAATGACATTCCAAAGAATGTTGTGGCATTTGGGGTCCCTGTTAAAATGATAAGGGAAATGAGTCCGGATGAAGTAAAAAAATTAAGAGAGGATATTGATGACATCTAA